In Actinoplanes derwentensis, the following proteins share a genomic window:
- the htpG gene encoding molecular chaperone HtpG, which yields MTMETLEFQAEARQLLQLMVHSIYSNKDIFLRELISNASDALDKLRLAKLQDGLEADTSDLHIEIESDAEARTLTVRDNGIGMTREEVVELIGTIAKSGTAELLGKLKEAKESPELIGQFGVGFYSTFMVADKVTLVTRKAGTEGHGTRWESEGAGTYTIEDAEDAPVGTTVTLYLRPKDEDDALFDYADEWKIKEIVKRYSDFISFPIRAGDEVLNSQKALWARPRSEVTEEEYHQFYRHISHDWSDPLEIITMKAEGTFEYEALLFIPSRAPHDLFQRDARRGLQLYVKRVFIMDDSKELIPDYLRFVKGVVDAADLSLNISREILQQDRHIQMIRRRLVKKVLSTIKELMGSDPEKYATFWREFGRAVKEGLLAEPDNHKPILEIASFATTEGTEPTTLAAYVERMKDGQEEIYYLTGESRSQVENSPHMEAFQAQGYEVLILTDPVDEIWTDAVPEFDGKKLRSIARGSVDLPKDEEKPEPEGDFGPLLSFLGTKLEEQVKEVRLSHRLTTSAACLVSDSDDITPALEKMYRAMGQDGPRVKRILELNPSHPLVSGLRAAHERGAEDSALPDTAELLYGTALLAEGGDLEDPARFAKLLADRLAQTV from the coding sequence GTGACGATGGAGACGTTGGAGTTCCAGGCAGAGGCGCGCCAGCTGCTGCAGTTGATGGTCCATTCGATCTATTCGAACAAGGACATCTTTCTGCGTGAGCTCATCTCGAACGCCTCCGACGCGCTGGACAAACTGCGCCTGGCGAAGCTGCAGGACGGCCTCGAGGCGGACACCTCCGACCTGCACATCGAGATCGAGAGCGACGCCGAGGCACGCACACTTACCGTTCGTGACAACGGCATCGGCATGACTCGTGAAGAGGTCGTCGAGCTGATCGGCACGATCGCCAAGTCCGGCACGGCGGAGCTGCTCGGCAAGCTCAAGGAGGCCAAGGAGAGCCCCGAGCTGATCGGCCAGTTCGGCGTCGGCTTCTATTCGACCTTCATGGTCGCTGACAAGGTCACACTGGTGACCCGTAAGGCCGGCACCGAGGGCCACGGCACCCGCTGGGAGTCCGAGGGCGCCGGCACCTACACGATCGAGGACGCCGAGGACGCGCCGGTCGGGACCACGGTGACGCTGTACCTGCGTCCCAAGGACGAGGACGACGCCCTCTTCGATTACGCCGACGAGTGGAAGATCAAGGAGATCGTCAAGCGGTACTCCGACTTCATCTCGTTCCCGATCCGCGCCGGTGACGAGGTCCTCAACTCGCAGAAGGCACTGTGGGCGCGCCCGCGCAGCGAGGTCACCGAGGAGGAGTACCACCAGTTCTACCGGCACATCAGCCACGACTGGTCCGACCCGCTCGAGATCATCACGATGAAGGCGGAGGGCACCTTCGAGTACGAGGCGCTGCTCTTCATCCCGTCGCGGGCCCCGCACGACCTGTTCCAGCGGGACGCCCGCCGTGGTCTGCAGCTCTACGTCAAGCGCGTCTTCATCATGGACGACAGCAAAGAGCTGATCCCGGACTACCTGCGCTTCGTCAAGGGTGTCGTCGACGCGGCCGACCTGTCGTTGAACATCTCCCGCGAGATCCTGCAGCAGGACCGGCACATCCAGATGATCCGGCGTCGCCTGGTCAAGAAGGTGCTGTCCACCATCAAGGAACTGATGGGCAGTGACCCGGAGAAGTACGCGACGTTCTGGCGCGAGTTCGGCCGGGCCGTCAAGGAGGGTCTGCTCGCCGAGCCCGACAACCACAAGCCGATCCTGGAGATCGCGTCGTTCGCCACCACCGAGGGGACCGAGCCCACGACGCTCGCCGCCTACGTGGAACGGATGAAGGACGGGCAGGAGGAGATCTACTACCTGACCGGCGAGAGCCGCTCCCAGGTGGAGAACTCGCCGCACATGGAGGCGTTCCAGGCCCAGGGGTACGAGGTGCTGATCCTCACCGACCCGGTCGACGAGATCTGGACCGACGCGGTTCCCGAGTTCGACGGCAAGAAGCTGCGGTCCATCGCGCGTGGGTCCGTCGATCTGCCCAAGGACGAGGAGAAGCCGGAGCCTGAAGGCGACTTCGGTCCGCTGCTCTCCTTCCTCGGCACGAAGCTGGAGGAGCAGGTCAAGGAGGTTCGGCTGTCACACCGGCTGACCACCTCGGCCGCCTGCCTGGTCAGCGACTCCGACGACATCACTCCGGCGCTGGAGAAGATGTACCGGGCGATGGGCCAGGACGGGCCCCGGGTCAAGCGGATCCTCGAACTCAACCCCAGCCATCCGCTGGTGTCCGGTCTTCGTGCCGCCCACGAGCGGGGGGCTGAGGATTCCGCTCTGCCGGACACTGCTGAGCTTCTGTACGGGACTGCTCTGCTTGCCGAGGGCGGGGATCTTGAGGATCCTGCTCGGTTTGCCAAGCTTTTGGCTGATCGGCTTGCTCAGACAGTTTGA
- a CDS encoding endonuclease/exonuclease/phosphatase family protein yields the protein MDTNLDRLLLVPAAVLVAVLLLFHRAVPGGSLLPTVLPWLGLAVPVLLALAVRRRSRPVLIATVLPLAAWLTVFGGHLIPDDDLPYDVVAVQHNASDENPDPAGTVRALLAAEPGLVALEEVTPEALPVYAAAFTGHLPHHVAYGTVALWSRYPLTEAATLDIRPAAFGPDWNRGLRAVAHTPHGAIAVYVVHLPSVRLGPSGLGSANRDDSADRLGTALQADPAVRVILLGDLNATAADRGLKPVTALLTTAGADFAFSFPARLPIARIDHVMARGLTVTAVRTLGRTASDHLPIVAHLRGS from the coding sequence GTGGACACCAACCTCGACCGGCTCCTCCTCGTGCCCGCCGCGGTCCTGGTGGCCGTCCTCCTGCTGTTCCACCGTGCCGTCCCCGGCGGGAGTCTGCTGCCGACCGTTCTGCCGTGGCTCGGCCTGGCCGTCCCCGTGCTGCTCGCCCTCGCCGTCCGGCGCCGCTCCCGGCCTGTCCTGATCGCGACGGTGCTGCCGCTGGCCGCTTGGCTGACGGTCTTCGGCGGCCACCTGATCCCGGACGACGACCTCCCGTACGACGTGGTCGCAGTGCAGCACAACGCCAGCGACGAGAATCCGGACCCGGCGGGCACCGTGCGCGCGCTCCTCGCCGCCGAACCCGGCCTGGTGGCCCTCGAGGAGGTCACCCCGGAGGCACTGCCGGTCTACGCCGCCGCGTTCACCGGCCACTTACCGCACCACGTCGCGTACGGCACCGTCGCCCTCTGGTCCCGCTATCCGCTCACCGAGGCCGCCACGCTGGACATCCGGCCCGCCGCGTTCGGCCCCGACTGGAACCGTGGCCTGCGCGCCGTGGCCCACACCCCGCACGGTGCCATCGCCGTCTACGTCGTCCACCTGCCGTCGGTGCGTCTCGGCCCGTCCGGCCTCGGCTCGGCGAACCGCGACGACAGCGCCGACCGCCTGGGCACCGCGCTACAAGCCGATCCAGCCGTACGCGTGATCCTGCTCGGCGACCTGAACGCCACCGCCGCCGACCGTGGCCTGAAGCCGGTCACCGCGCTGCTGACCACCGCCGGCGCCGACTTCGCCTTCAGCTTCCCGGCGCGTCTCCCGATCGCCCGCATCGATCACGTGATGGCCCGCGGCCTGACCGTGACCGCGGTCCGCACTCTCGGGCGCACCGCCAGCGACCACCTCCCGATCGTCGCCCACCTGCGCGGTTCTTGA
- a CDS encoding class I SAM-dependent methyltransferase, with the protein MGLREPADAAARSLELVEQLPDEVRTVRDLGCGTGSLGRWLTGHLSGPQHWIMTDRDPELLLRAAAGMPAGVTVSTQRMDVADLTAADLAGTDLITCSALLDLLTAEEVRRLAAVCAEAKTAVLFTLSVTGEVQLAPDDPLDAEVEAAFNTHQRREEGGRRLLGPDAPGVAAAAFEEVGARVIVRPSPWRLGPASPALTAEWLRGWVGAAREERPDLDLDEYLTRRLGTLPHASVGHQDVLAIFE; encoded by the coding sequence CTGGGCCTGCGGGAACCCGCCGACGCCGCCGCCCGTTCCCTGGAGCTGGTCGAGCAACTGCCCGACGAGGTGCGGACCGTCCGGGACCTGGGTTGCGGCACCGGTTCGCTGGGGCGCTGGCTCACTGGGCACCTGTCCGGCCCGCAGCACTGGATCATGACGGACCGGGATCCGGAGCTGCTGCTGCGCGCGGCGGCGGGCATGCCGGCCGGTGTGACGGTGAGCACCCAGCGGATGGACGTCGCCGACCTCACCGCCGCCGATCTGGCCGGCACCGACCTGATCACCTGTTCGGCGCTGCTGGACCTGCTGACCGCCGAAGAGGTGCGCAGACTGGCCGCGGTGTGTGCAGAGGCGAAGACGGCGGTGCTGTTCACCCTCTCGGTGACCGGTGAGGTGCAACTGGCCCCGGACGACCCCCTCGATGCCGAGGTCGAGGCCGCTTTCAACACTCACCAGCGGCGCGAGGAAGGTGGACGGCGCCTGCTCGGGCCGGACGCCCCCGGTGTCGCGGCGGCGGCTTTCGAGGAGGTCGGGGCCCGGGTGATCGTTCGGCCGAGTCCCTGGCGTCTGGGTCCGGCGAGCCCGGCACTGACCGCCGAGTGGCTGCGCGGCTGGGTCGGCGCGGCCCGCGAGGAGCGCCCTGACCTCGATCTCGACGAATATCTGACCCGGCGTCTGGGTACTCTTCCGCATGCCTCGGTGGGACACCAGGATGTTTTAGCGATCTTCGAGTGA
- a CDS encoding lysylphosphatidylglycerol synthase transmembrane domain-containing protein: protein MNRSIWAWLRLLGGAAILALVLWRLGTGAFVDGLRVLDMSTLVAALGIGAATTVLSAWRWCLVARGLGMRLTLKDATADYYQALFLNAALPGGILGDVGRAVRHGKDEGDLGRGVRAVVLERTAGQLVLLLVGAAVLFSVPSPVLDLLKAHGPLVAAVTASIAAAGVLVLFVVRKLRGGHSKAAGAARTGLAEIRSGLLSRRSGPGVLLASAAVLAGHLATFLVAAKAAGSVATVLELAPLLLLALIAMGLPVNIGGWGPREGVMAWAFGAAGLSAAQGLTIAVAYGILAFVAAAPGAAILVVRMIANRRTSALIVAPVPAPMVAPVPALTAAPAPAVFVSPAPAVAALPVIVPLQVRQPAYSGGVAA, encoded by the coding sequence GTGAACCGATCGATCTGGGCCTGGCTGCGACTGCTGGGTGGCGCCGCGATCCTGGCGCTGGTGCTCTGGCGCCTCGGGACCGGCGCGTTTGTCGACGGGCTGCGGGTGCTGGACATGAGCACGCTGGTGGCGGCGCTGGGGATCGGCGCCGCGACCACGGTGCTGAGCGCGTGGCGGTGGTGCCTGGTGGCCCGAGGCCTGGGTATGCGGCTGACGCTGAAGGACGCGACGGCCGACTACTACCAGGCGCTGTTCCTGAACGCGGCACTGCCGGGCGGGATCCTCGGCGACGTCGGGCGGGCCGTCCGGCACGGCAAGGACGAGGGTGACCTGGGCCGTGGGGTGCGGGCGGTCGTGCTGGAGCGGACCGCGGGGCAGCTCGTGCTCCTGCTGGTCGGCGCGGCGGTGCTGTTCTCCGTACCCTCGCCGGTCCTTGATCTGCTGAAGGCGCACGGACCGCTGGTCGCGGCGGTGACCGCAAGCATCGCCGCAGCAGGCGTCCTGGTTCTGTTCGTCGTGCGGAAGCTTCGGGGCGGGCACTCGAAGGCGGCGGGCGCGGCCCGGACCGGGCTGGCGGAGATCCGTTCCGGTCTGCTGTCGCGGCGCAGCGGCCCCGGTGTGCTGCTGGCGTCGGCGGCGGTGCTGGCCGGGCATCTGGCGACGTTCCTGGTGGCGGCGAAGGCGGCCGGGAGCGTGGCGACCGTTCTGGAGCTGGCCCCGTTGCTGCTGCTGGCGCTGATCGCGATGGGCCTGCCGGTCAACATCGGCGGCTGGGGGCCGCGCGAGGGCGTGATGGCCTGGGCGTTCGGCGCGGCCGGCTTGAGCGCGGCGCAGGGCCTGACGATCGCGGTGGCTTACGGCATTCTGGCCTTCGTCGCGGCGGCCCCGGGTGCGGCGATTCTTGTCGTACGAATGATCGCGAACCGTCGAACGTCGGCCCTTATCGTGGCGCCCGTTCCGGCCCCTATGGTGGCGCCCGTTCCGGCCCTTACCGCGGCACCCGCACCGGCCGTTTTCGTGTCGCCCGCACCGGCCGTGGCCGCGCTTCCGGTCATCGTGCCGCTTCAGGTGCGGCAGCCCGCTTACTCCGGTGGAGTCGCGGCTTGA
- a CDS encoding zinc-dependent alcohol dehydrogenase, protein MAKAFWLTCPGTGELRIEQVPDPSDGEVRVRTLHSGVSRGTETLVFQGRVPESQWAAMRAPFQEGDFPAPVKYGYLNVGVVEAGVPELIGKTVFCLYPHQTHYVVPASSVTVVPSQVPAARAVLAGTVETAVNAVWDAAPQIGDRITVVGAGMVGASVAAVLAGLPATDVQLIDVDPTRAEVAAALGVGFAHPAEAAGDRDIVIHASATESGLTTSLQLLRYEGTVVELSWYGDNAVSVPLGEFFHSKRLTIRSSQVGGISPTRHRSYAARFQTALELLKDSRFDALITGHSDFDELPSLLPALSDGSLKALCQVIDYPI, encoded by the coding sequence TTGGCGAAAGCGTTCTGGTTGACTTGCCCGGGAACCGGGGAACTACGCATCGAACAGGTGCCGGATCCCTCCGACGGTGAGGTGAGGGTCCGCACACTGCACTCCGGAGTGAGCCGCGGCACAGAGACTCTGGTGTTCCAGGGGCGGGTTCCGGAGAGCCAGTGGGCGGCCATGCGGGCGCCGTTCCAGGAGGGCGACTTCCCGGCGCCGGTGAAGTACGGATACCTCAACGTCGGAGTGGTCGAGGCCGGCGTACCGGAATTGATCGGGAAGACGGTCTTCTGCCTCTACCCGCATCAGACTCACTACGTGGTGCCGGCGTCGAGTGTGACCGTGGTGCCTTCGCAGGTGCCGGCCGCCCGGGCCGTGCTCGCCGGGACGGTGGAGACCGCGGTCAACGCCGTCTGGGACGCCGCGCCGCAGATCGGCGACCGGATCACTGTGGTCGGTGCGGGCATGGTGGGTGCTTCGGTGGCCGCGGTGCTGGCCGGCCTTCCGGCGACCGACGTCCAACTGATCGACGTCGATCCCACCCGGGCCGAGGTCGCCGCCGCTCTCGGGGTGGGGTTCGCCCATCCCGCCGAGGCCGCGGGTGACCGGGACATCGTGATCCACGCCAGCGCTACGGAGAGTGGGCTGACGACAAGCCTTCAACTTCTTCGATACGAGGGTACGGTCGTCGAGCTCAGTTGGTACGGAGATAACGCCGTTTCTGTGCCGTTGGGCGAATTCTTCCACTCGAAGCGGCTGACGATCCGGAGTTCGCAGGTGGGTGGCATCTCCCCGACCCGGCACCGGAGTTACGCCGCCCGCTTCCAAACCGCCCTGGAGCTGCTGAAAGACTCACGCTTCGACGCACTGATCACCGGGCACAGCGACTTCGACGAACTGCCGTCCCTGCTCCCGGCACTGTCCGACGGCAGTCTCAAGGCCCTCTGCCAGGTCATCGACTACCCGATTTGA
- a CDS encoding CDP-alcohol phosphatidyltransferase family protein, giving the protein MVTFSTATTTMSQSRAPLAGFTAQLLLLTTLALTVGLSTWAWFAGVVFGAVLCGLLKVALHRAGMTTLGWANSVTLGRAILTGGVTAMIVGSDASPLLIAAVAAVALAMDGVDGQVARRTGTTSALGARFDMEVDAFLILVLSGAAAIEFGWWALAIGAFRYLFVVASWALPWMNAALPPKFSRKVVAAQQGVMLAVVVSGLLPTAFAVFALAVALASLTWSFGRDIVWLHQVSRVRQVAGSRRPAPRARALATR; this is encoded by the coding sequence ATGGTGACCTTCAGTACCGCCACGACCACGATGAGCCAGTCCAGGGCTCCGCTGGCCGGGTTCACCGCCCAGCTCCTCCTGCTGACGACCCTCGCGCTCACTGTCGGTCTCAGCACGTGGGCCTGGTTCGCCGGGGTGGTCTTCGGGGCCGTTCTGTGCGGGCTGCTGAAAGTGGCGTTACATCGTGCCGGCATGACCACGCTCGGTTGGGCGAATTCGGTCACGCTCGGACGGGCGATCCTCACCGGTGGAGTCACCGCGATGATCGTCGGCTCGGACGCCTCGCCGTTGCTGATCGCCGCGGTCGCCGCGGTGGCCCTGGCCATGGACGGGGTCGACGGCCAGGTGGCCCGCCGCACCGGCACCACCTCGGCGCTCGGTGCGCGGTTCGACATGGAGGTCGACGCGTTCCTGATCCTGGTCCTCAGTGGTGCCGCCGCCATCGAGTTCGGCTGGTGGGCGCTCGCGATCGGCGCCTTCCGCTATCTGTTCGTGGTCGCGTCGTGGGCGCTGCCGTGGATGAACGCCGCGCTGCCGCCGAAGTTCAGCCGCAAGGTCGTCGCCGCTCAGCAGGGTGTGATGCTCGCCGTCGTGGTCAGCGGCCTGCTGCCGACCGCGTTCGCGGTGTTCGCGCTGGCTGTCGCCCTGGCGAGTCTGACCTGGTCGTTCGGCCGCGACATCGTCTGGCTCCACCAGGTGTCCCGGGTCCGCCAGGTGGCCGGCAGCCGTCGCCCGGCTCCGCGGGCGCGCGCCCTGGCCACCCGCTGA
- a CDS encoding DHA2 family efflux MFS transporter permease subunit, translating to MDGTGRRRWWVLAALALCTVVIGLDTTVLSVALPTLAGDLGASTADLQWITTSYLLVLAATLLPAGMLGDRYGRKKLLLVALVIFGVASAACALAGTAEQLVAARAALGLGSAIIMSLIGAVLTVLFDDRERPRALTIWITANSLGIPLGPLLGGWLLDHFHWGSVFLINLPIVGLGLIAVAVLMTESYGDRRRRFDVPGILLSATGLVALTYGIIEAGEKGWSDRPALATIVLGVVALGALVLWQLRAAAPLIDLALFRNRSFAGGTLLATIAGFAFFGLLFALPQFFQAVGGADAFGTGLRLLPIIGGLMIGARTGEKLAARFGARAVIAAGLALIAGSLFTGAATTTVETGYRWLAVWITVTGIGLGLTLPTSMNVTISTLGAERSGAGNALIQAIRQVGAAIGVAVLGMVLNAAYRDSADGAGLPPEVRDSVASGVARAGSPAVLDAVRAAFTHGMDVSLTVAGAVAAAGVVLALTVLPGKAATAAE from the coding sequence ATGGATGGAACGGGTCGGCGGCGGTGGTGGGTGCTGGCTGCGCTGGCGCTCTGCACGGTGGTGATCGGGCTGGACACCACGGTGCTCAGCGTGGCTTTGCCGACGCTCGCGGGGGACCTCGGCGCCAGCACCGCCGACCTGCAGTGGATCACCACCTCGTACCTGTTGGTGCTGGCCGCGACGCTGCTGCCGGCCGGGATGCTGGGGGATCGGTACGGGCGGAAGAAGCTGCTGCTGGTCGCTCTGGTGATCTTCGGGGTGGCGTCGGCGGCCTGTGCGCTGGCCGGAACCGCCGAGCAACTCGTCGCGGCGCGTGCGGCCCTCGGGCTGGGGTCGGCGATCATCATGTCGCTGATCGGGGCGGTGCTCACCGTGCTCTTCGACGACCGGGAACGGCCCCGGGCGCTCACCATCTGGATCACCGCGAACTCGCTCGGCATTCCGCTGGGGCCGCTGCTCGGTGGTTGGCTGCTGGATCACTTCCACTGGGGATCGGTGTTCCTGATCAACCTGCCGATCGTCGGACTGGGGCTGATCGCGGTGGCGGTGCTGATGACCGAGTCCTACGGGGACCGGCGGCGCCGATTCGACGTGCCCGGCATCCTGCTGTCGGCCACCGGACTGGTCGCGCTGACGTACGGAATCATCGAAGCCGGTGAGAAGGGCTGGAGTGACCGGCCCGCCCTGGCGACCATCGTCCTGGGGGTGGTCGCGCTCGGCGCGCTGGTTCTCTGGCAGTTGCGGGCCGCCGCGCCGCTGATCGACCTGGCGCTGTTCCGGAACCGGTCGTTCGCCGGGGGTACCCTGCTCGCCACGATCGCCGGGTTCGCCTTCTTCGGCCTGCTGTTCGCGCTGCCGCAGTTCTTCCAGGCGGTCGGTGGGGCGGATGCGTTCGGGACCGGCCTGCGCCTGCTGCCGATCATCGGCGGCCTGATGATCGGAGCCCGGACCGGGGAGAAGCTGGCCGCGCGGTTCGGGGCCCGGGCGGTGATCGCCGCCGGTCTCGCGCTGATCGCCGGGAGCCTGTTCACCGGGGCGGCGACCACCACCGTCGAGACCGGCTACAGATGGCTCGCAGTCTGGATCACGGTGACCGGGATCGGGCTCGGCCTCACCCTGCCGACCTCGATGAACGTCACGATCAGCACTCTCGGCGCGGAGCGCAGCGGGGCCGGCAACGCGCTGATCCAGGCGATCCGGCAGGTCGGCGCCGCGATCGGGGTGGCCGTGCTCGGCATGGTGCTGAACGCCGCCTACCGCGACAGTGCCGACGGGGCAGGATTGCCGCCGGAGGTCCGGGACAGTGTCGCGTCGGGAGTCGCGCGGGCCGGCAGCCCGGCGGTGCTCGACGCGGTGCGGGCGGCGTTCACCCACGGTATGGACGTGTCGCTGACGGTCGCCGGCGCGGTGGCGGCAGCCGGGGTGGTCCTCGCCCTGACCGTGCTGCCGGGGAAGGCCGCGACGGCGGCGGAATGA
- a CDS encoding 6-pyruvoyl trahydropterin synthase family protein, with the protein MFSVTVRDHIMIAHSFSGDVFGPAQRLHGATFVVDATFRRPELDDDNIVVDIGRASEQLHTICSGLSYRNLDDDPEFTGINTSTEFLAKVITDRLAVRAQAGELGPGATGLTGISVTLHESHIAWASYERTL; encoded by the coding sequence TTGTTCAGCGTCACCGTCCGCGACCACATCATGATCGCGCACAGCTTCTCCGGCGATGTCTTCGGCCCGGCGCAGCGTCTGCACGGCGCCACGTTCGTCGTCGACGCCACGTTCCGCCGTCCGGAGCTGGACGACGACAACATCGTGGTGGACATCGGCCGCGCGAGCGAGCAGCTGCACACCATCTGCTCCGGGCTCAGTTACCGCAACCTCGACGACGATCCCGAGTTCACCGGGATCAACACGTCCACCGAGTTCCTGGCCAAGGTCATCACCGACCGGCTCGCGGTCCGCGCGCAGGCCGGCGAGCTGGGGCCCGGCGCGACCGGGCTGACCGGCATCTCGGTGACTCTGCACGAGTCGCACATCGCATGGGCGAGCTACGAGCGGACCCTGTGA
- a CDS encoding alpha/beta fold hydrolase has product MVHETMMPVNGIEMCVETFGEPTEPPMLLLAGDASSMDWWDDEFCRRLAAGNRFVIRYDHRDTGRSTSYPAGAPDYSAADLMHDAVGVLDALRLPAAHLVGFSFGSALAQRIAVHYPSRVLSLALIAAAVDGPLAAPTPESPLVALGGPLPVSTSKIKVGVGTVEARLATEETDWSNRRSAVSRMIDEVRARGGPFTPGESQLRRLAERIFDRSADLAATRLNHQLAGYGPPIRDLLRTIETPTVVLHGTLDQRFPADHPEELARSIPGARLVWLDGVGHEFPPRAVWGQVLNEILAA; this is encoded by the coding sequence GTGGTGCACGAGACGATGATGCCGGTGAACGGCATCGAGATGTGCGTGGAGACCTTCGGCGAACCCACCGAGCCCCCGATGCTGCTGTTGGCCGGGGATGCCAGCTCGATGGACTGGTGGGACGACGAGTTCTGCAGACGGCTGGCCGCCGGGAACCGCTTCGTGATCCGGTACGACCATCGCGACACCGGCCGCTCCACGTCCTACCCAGCCGGTGCGCCCGACTATTCGGCCGCCGACCTCATGCACGACGCGGTAGGTGTCCTGGACGCCCTCCGCCTACCAGCCGCGCACCTGGTCGGCTTCTCCTTCGGCAGCGCACTGGCCCAGCGCATCGCCGTGCACTATCCGTCCCGGGTGCTCAGCCTCGCCCTGATCGCCGCGGCCGTCGACGGCCCGCTGGCCGCCCCCACACCGGAGAGCCCGCTGGTCGCTCTGGGCGGCCCACTCCCGGTCTCGACCTCGAAGATCAAAGTCGGCGTCGGTACGGTGGAAGCCCGGCTGGCCACCGAGGAGACCGACTGGTCGAACCGCCGGTCCGCGGTGTCCCGCATGATCGACGAGGTCCGCGCCCGCGGCGGCCCGTTCACGCCCGGCGAATCGCAGCTGCGCCGGCTGGCCGAGCGCATCTTCGACCGGTCCGCCGACTTGGCCGCCACCCGGCTGAACCATCAACTCGCCGGTTACGGCCCCCCGATCCGCGACCTGCTCCGCACCATCGAGACCCCGACGGTCGTGCTGCACGGCACCTTGGACCAGCGGTTCCCCGCCGACCATCCGGAGGAGTTGGCCCGCAGCATCCCCGGTGCCCGCCTGGTCTGGCTGGACGGTGTGGGCCACGAGTTCCCGCCCCGCGCCGTCTGGGGCCAGGTCCTGAACGAGATCCTGGCCGCCTGA
- a CDS encoding PfkB family carbohydrate kinase translates to MRLLFVGLATVDLIQRVPRVPGVNEKIQSDSVTMAAGGPATNAAITAAALAPDYDVALMSAVGSHPLGALIKADLTAHGVTLIDATPDATDPPPVSAVTVLSTTGERTIVSHNAGTRAVPVPEMPEADLTLVDGHHPALARAAARTARRLLVDAGSWRPVFTEIFPLAEVVACSADFRHPSATAPAQAIAAPYVVVTHGPAPVQWFTAEAKGEVPVPQVKAVDTTGAGDAFHGALAVALTTKELPEAIAYAAHTAAIRVSHAGPRTWLTHLR, encoded by the coding sequence GTGCGCCTGCTCTTCGTAGGCCTGGCCACAGTCGACCTGATCCAGCGGGTACCACGAGTCCCCGGCGTGAACGAGAAGATCCAGTCCGACTCGGTGACCATGGCCGCCGGCGGCCCAGCCACGAACGCCGCGATCACCGCCGCCGCCCTGGCACCCGACTACGACGTGGCCTTGATGAGCGCCGTCGGATCACACCCGCTAGGTGCCTTGATCAAGGCCGACCTGACAGCTCACGGCGTAACGCTGATAGACGCCACTCCCGATGCCACGGATCCCCCACCGGTCTCCGCAGTGACAGTGCTGTCCACAACCGGCGAACGAACCATCGTCAGCCACAACGCGGGCACCAGAGCTGTCCCCGTACCAGAAATGCCGGAAGCCGACCTGACGCTGGTAGACGGACACCATCCCGCGCTGGCCCGAGCCGCAGCCCGCACAGCCCGCCGCTTACTGGTCGACGCCGGAAGCTGGCGCCCCGTCTTCACCGAGATCTTCCCACTGGCCGAGGTGGTGGCCTGCTCAGCCGACTTCCGCCACCCGTCCGCCACCGCCCCGGCCCAGGCCATCGCCGCCCCTTACGTGGTGGTGACCCACGGCCCCGCCCCGGTCCAGTGGTTCACCGCAGAAGCCAAAGGCGAAGTCCCGGTCCCCCAGGTGAAGGCGGTGGACACCACGGGAGCCGGCGACGCTTTCCACGGCGCCCTAGCGGTAGCCCTGACCACAAAAGAGCTGCCGGAAGCCATCGCATACGCCGCCCACACAGCAGCCATCCGGGTATCCCACGCAGGCCCAAGAACCTGGCTGACCCACCTGAGGTAA